From a region of the Helianthus annuus cultivar XRQ/B chromosome 5, HanXRQr2.0-SUNRISE, whole genome shotgun sequence genome:
- the LOC110940161 gene encoding RING-H2 finger protein ATL13: protein MDQKILPSQYQKPYTLIPPPPLPPPPPPPPFEPTGAGANYNNNVSPSVLLIIIILAIIFFVSGLLHLLVRFLVKPSNRDPDEFDNVTALQGQLQQLFTLHDSGVDQSFIDTLPVFVYKSIIGVKHPFDCAVCLCEFEGDDNLRLLPKCSHAFHMDCIDTWLLSHSTCPLCRSNLLVDYSPNTCSPIVLVLESATGESSREIVTEPTMQRVSSQFSVDVNLDEGLEPNASNSGQSEVKEEEDRERVVSVKLGKFKNVESGEGGGEKGIIDGRRCFSMGSFEYVMDDNTSLQVPIRTQVKKQAYKKSNLPITPGHRPAMSECGDDSRREFKGIEAFRTVSGGNGGCSIRRESFSVSKIWLRGKKEKPNSTAATVEPLPKGAFSLQFLLRQNVIGDESKASEMGCEDQETHCNNFDQQGTSNPPSFAKRSLLWFVGRQKNKVVHSSMSTNV, encoded by the coding sequence ATGGACCAAAAAATCCTTCCTTCTCAATACCAAAAGCCTTATACTCTCATCCCACCACCACCCctaccaccgccgccgccaccgcCGCCGTTTGAACCCACCGGCGCCGGAGCAAACTACAACAACAATGTGAGTCCAAGTGTTCtgctaataataataattcttgcCATTATTTTCTTTGTTTCTGGTTTACTTCATCTTCTTGTAAGGTTTCTTGTGAAACCCTCAAATAGAGACCCTGATGAGTTTGACAATGTGACTGCACTTCAAGgtcaacttcaacaacttttcACTCTCCATGATTCTGGAGTTGACCAATCTTTCATTGACACACTTCCTGTGTTTGTTTACAAGTCTATAATTGGTGTGAAACACCCTTTTGATTGTGCTGTTTGTTTGTGTGAGTTTGAAGGGGATGATAATTTGAGATTGTTGCCTAAATGTAGTCATGCTTTTCATATGGATTGTATTGACACTTGGCTTTTGTCTCACTCTACTTGCCCTCTTTGTAGAAGTAATTTGCTTGTTGATTATTCTCCAAACACTTGTTCACCAATTGTGCTTGTGCTTGAGTCTGCTACTGGTGAGAGTAGTAGAGAGATTGTGACTGAGCCCACAATGCAAAGAGTTAGCTCACAATTTAGTGTTGATGTGAATCTTGATGAAGGGCTTGAGCCGAATGCGTCGAATTCGGGTCAAAGTGAGGTCAAGGAAGAGGAGGATAGAGAGAGAGTGGTTAGTGTTAAGCTAGGGAAGTTCAAGAATGTGGAGAGTGGTGAGGGTGGTGGTGAAAAGGGTATTATTGATGGTAGAAGGTGTTTTTCTATGGGTTCATTTGAGTATGTGATGGATGACAATACATCATTACAAGTACCAATTAGGACCCAAGTCAAGAAACAAGCTTACAAGAAGTCAAACCTCCCAATCACCCCGGGTCACAGGCCGGCAATGTCGGAGTGTGGTGACGATTCAAGGCGGGAATTTAAAGGAATCGAGGCGTTTAGAACGGTTAGTGGTGGAAATGGTGGCTGCAGTATCAGGAGGGAGAGCTTTTCGGTGTCCAAGATTTGGCTTAGAGGGAAGAAAGAGAAGCCCAATTCGACAGCGGCTACCGTTGAGCCACTGCCGAAGGGGGCTTTCTCGTTGCAGTTTTTGCTTCGCCAGAACGTTATCGGAGATGAATCAAAGGCTTCTGAGATGGGTTGTGAAGATCAAGAAACACATTGTAACAATTTTGATCAACAAGGGACTTCAAATCCACCATCTTTTGCAAAAAGGAGTTTGCTTTGGTTTGTGGGCAGGCAGAAAAATAAGGTTGTTCATTCATCTATGTCCACAAATGTTTGA